Proteins from a single region of Desulfonatronovibrio magnus:
- the brnA gene encoding type II toxin-antitoxin system BrnA family antitoxin, giving the protein MSKTILAKNNDEFDRRFDNGEDIHSLINLSQAAISRPGEKCRITLEVSQSLADAIDGIRRQIGVERSALIKVWLHERVQEELRQGHNRQ; this is encoded by the coding sequence ATGAGCAAGACAATACTCGCCAAAAACAATGATGAATTTGATCGACGGTTTGATAACGGTGAAGATATTCACTCCCTGATCAATCTCTCTCAAGCCGCCATATCGAGGCCAGGAGAAAAATGCCGGATCACCCTGGAGGTCAGCCAATCGCTGGCAGATGCTATTGATGGAATTCGTCGCCAAATCGGCGTGGAACGCAGTGCTCTGATTAAAGTCTGGCTCCACGAAAGAGTGCAAGAGGAACTCCGGCAAGGGCATAACAGGCAATAG